From one Paenibacillus terrae HPL-003 genomic stretch:
- a CDS encoding Cof-type HAD-IIB family hydrolase — protein sequence MYKLIAIDIDDTLINDQKEVTPATQLALEAAVAKGVVVTLATGRAYASAKQLARQTGLNVPIITYQGALIKNLLDENVLYERYVPLVAARRLYEFCVERNLHLQTYIDDKLYTREDNQKIKDYTELNNTEYFVEPVFSKVIEQPTPKLLIIDEPEVLDKLIPELRELLGNEVHITKSKPHFLEIMHHEGTKGHALTFLANHYGCDLSETIAIGDSWNDHEMLECAGLGIAMENAIPDLKKLADYITKSNNEDGVKHAIDKFILNV from the coding sequence ATGTATAAATTAATTGCTATTGATATTGATGATACACTCATTAACGATCAGAAAGAAGTTACTCCTGCAACGCAACTGGCGCTTGAAGCTGCTGTAGCCAAAGGTGTCGTGGTTACACTTGCAACAGGACGTGCTTACGCATCTGCCAAACAACTCGCCCGCCAAACCGGCTTGAACGTTCCAATCATTACGTACCAAGGTGCCTTGATTAAAAACCTGCTGGACGAAAACGTGCTGTATGAGCGTTATGTTCCACTCGTGGCTGCTCGTCGCTTGTATGAATTCTGCGTGGAACGCAATCTGCATCTGCAAACGTATATAGATGACAAATTGTACACACGTGAAGATAATCAGAAAATCAAAGATTATACCGAGCTGAACAATACGGAATATTTTGTAGAGCCTGTATTCAGTAAAGTTATAGAGCAACCGACTCCTAAATTGCTGATTATTGACGAGCCGGAAGTGCTGGACAAATTGATTCCAGAACTGCGCGAGCTGCTTGGTAATGAAGTGCATATTACCAAATCCAAGCCTCATTTTCTGGAAATTATGCACCATGAGGGCACAAAGGGCCACGCTCTTACCTTCCTTGCTAACCATTATGGCTGTGATCTGTCCGAAACGATTGCAATTGGCGACTCCTGGAATGATCACGAAATGCTCGAATGTGCGGGTCTCGGCATAGCGATGGAGAATGCCATTCCTGATTTGAAAAAGCTGGCTGATTACATTACTAAAAGCAATAATGAAGACGGTGTTAAGCACGCCATCGACAAATTCATATTGAATGTTTAA
- the cobD gene encoding threonine-phosphate decarboxylase CobD — MIEVYGHGGDRETAAATFGGAAADFVDFSANINPLGPPPEVLEVLQSALDTVIRYPDPGHRNFKNMLARRLHVPPESLSIGNGAAESMALLLLGLAPKRVGTVEPCFSEYAELAGKFGAEVSSVYGKASLQWKADVEDILQLMEQVDVLFLGQPNNPNGVQYGDQELRELAEAAGTTGTVLVVDEAFIDFIPQERQISLLPVLDRYPHVILIRSMTKFYAIPGLRLGYAVAHPDYIRRMTAKQVTWSVNGLALLAGEACLRSGEAYERRTQKLIATERNRLLTALAEWGYGVIPGEANYVLARTPGTWSASAIQQALGQRGILIRSCAMYPGLTTSHFRIAVKDAEANGMLLSVLGEVLEEERRRDS; from the coding sequence ATGATAGAGGTTTACGGTCACGGTGGGGACAGGGAGACGGCTGCGGCGACATTCGGCGGGGCGGCTGCGGATTTTGTGGATTTTAGCGCAAATATTAATCCGCTGGGTCCGCCACCGGAGGTGCTTGAGGTGCTGCAAAGTGCGTTGGACACTGTGATTCGCTATCCAGATCCCGGGCACCGGAATTTTAAAAATATGCTGGCGCGGCGACTGCATGTTCCACCAGAGTCGCTGAGTATCGGAAACGGCGCGGCTGAGAGCATGGCGTTGCTGTTACTGGGACTGGCTCCCAAGCGTGTGGGCACGGTGGAGCCGTGCTTTTCGGAATATGCAGAGCTGGCAGGCAAATTCGGAGCCGAGGTAAGCTCGGTGTACGGCAAGGCCTCGCTTCAATGGAAGGCGGATGTGGAAGACATACTTCAGCTCATGGAGCAGGTAGATGTTCTGTTCCTCGGTCAGCCGAATAATCCGAACGGAGTACAATACGGCGATCAGGAGCTGCGCGAGCTGGCAGAGGCGGCGGGGACAACGGGCACCGTGCTGGTGGTGGATGAAGCGTTTATTGATTTTATCCCGCAGGAGCGACAAATTTCACTGCTGCCTGTGCTGGATCGGTATCCTCATGTGATTTTGATTCGGTCGATGACGAAATTTTATGCCATTCCGGGCTTGCGCTTGGGCTATGCGGTTGCTCATCCGGATTATATCCGGCGAATGACGGCCAAGCAGGTGACCTGGAGCGTGAACGGACTGGCATTGCTGGCGGGAGAGGCGTGTTTGCGGAGTGGTGAGGCGTACGAGCGCCGCACGCAGAAGCTGATTGCTACGGAGCGTAACCGTCTGCTGACCGCTTTGGCGGAATGGGGCTACGGTGTCATCCCGGGTGAAGCGAATTACGTGCTGGCACGGACGCCGGGGACGTGGAGCGCATCAGCCATTCAACAGGCGCTTGGACAGCGCGGGATTCTTATACGGAGCTGTGCCATGTACCCGGGGCTGACGACGAGCCATTTTCGAATTGCGGTCAAGGACGCGGAAGCCAACGGCATGCTGCTGTCTGTATTAGGCGAAGTGCTGGAGGAGGAACGGCGGCGTGACAGTTAG
- a CDS encoding ABC transporter ATP-binding protein codes for MKEASGRQEKRVRALEIVSLTRDFGEFHALKNISWSVDEGDWWGIIGPNGSGKTTLLHLLSGVDHPTSGNVLVYGKKVSSYGRKELSRFVAVLQQEGLPPVGYTVREVVEMGRFPHQDWFGREKVDKEKGRDPGIITDRVLERLGLTTLADRPLDQLSGGQRQRVALAKVMVQEPQILLLDEPTTYLDLRYQLEFMELLSEWRRETGVTIISVLHDLNLTAQFCDELLVLKDGMVEGVGASSELLTEERIRHVYGVEPVMLPHPDSGVPQLLLRRSARDAAGRGERLE; via the coding sequence GTGAAAGAAGCAAGTGGACGACAGGAGAAGCGAGTCCGAGCGTTAGAGATTGTCAGTCTGACTCGTGATTTCGGGGAATTCCATGCGTTGAAAAATATAAGCTGGAGCGTGGACGAAGGAGATTGGTGGGGCATCATAGGTCCGAACGGTAGTGGAAAAACGACGCTGCTGCATCTGCTTTCCGGTGTGGATCACCCGACTTCGGGCAACGTTCTTGTATATGGTAAAAAGGTCAGCAGCTATGGCAGAAAAGAGCTTTCCCGTTTTGTAGCTGTACTCCAGCAAGAAGGGCTTCCTCCGGTGGGTTACACGGTAAGGGAAGTTGTGGAAATGGGACGCTTTCCCCATCAGGACTGGTTTGGTAGAGAAAAGGTGGATAAGGAAAAAGGGAGGGACCCGGGAATCATCACGGATCGCGTGCTGGAGAGGCTGGGTCTTACTACTTTGGCGGACAGGCCGTTAGACCAATTGAGCGGGGGACAGCGGCAGCGTGTGGCTTTGGCGAAGGTGATGGTGCAGGAGCCGCAGATTTTGCTGTTGGACGAGCCTACAACTTATCTGGATCTACGCTATCAGCTTGAATTTATGGAGCTGCTGTCGGAATGGCGGCGGGAAACAGGAGTAACGATTATATCTGTTCTGCATGATCTCAATTTGACTGCCCAGTTTTGTGATGAATTGCTTGTGCTCAAGGACGGAATGGTTGAAGGGGTAGGAGCTTCGTCAGAGCTGCTGACAGAGGAACGAATTCGCCATGTGTACGGTGTTGAGCCTGTAATGTTGCCTCATCCGGATAGTGGCGTGCCGCAGCTTTTACTGCGAAGAAGTGCAAGGGATGCAGCTGGTCGGGGCGAACGACTTGAGTAA
- the cbiB gene encoding adenosylcobinamide-phosphate synthase CbiB: protein MTVSLIMMAAYLLDRLIGDPRWLPHPVIGMGHAISALEKAIRRRVHSDRGLKRAGLLLPLIVVGGSFALGWALLRLLAWIHPWLSICAEIVLIATTIASKGLKDAGMAVYRELKTGDLPAARRELGMIVGRDTQQLDEPEIVRGTVETVAENIVDAIISPLFYALIGGAPLALAYRAVNTLDSMVGYKNEKYQHLGWASARLDDVANYIPARLTAGMLVVAAWVYRHDAGRSWRTVRRDARLHPSPNSGFPESAVAGALGIRLGGYNVYHGVRSFRAYMGELVRPMEPDDIRHTIRLMFAVSSMFVGLCLFVSIGCYAMGWTQ from the coding sequence GTGACAGTTAGCTTGATCATGATGGCCGCATATCTTCTGGACAGGCTGATCGGCGATCCGAGATGGTTGCCACATCCGGTCATCGGCATGGGACATGCTATTTCTGCCTTGGAAAAGGCGATTCGCCGCCGGGTTCACAGTGACCGTGGTTTGAAACGCGCTGGCTTGCTGTTACCACTGATTGTGGTGGGCGGCTCCTTCGCGCTTGGCTGGGCGTTACTGCGCTTGCTTGCCTGGATTCATCCGTGGCTGTCTATCTGCGCGGAAATTGTGCTGATCGCCACCACGATTGCTTCCAAAGGACTAAAGGACGCCGGAATGGCAGTGTATCGCGAATTGAAGACGGGTGACCTGCCTGCGGCACGCCGGGAGCTGGGGATGATCGTCGGGCGGGATACGCAGCAGCTTGATGAGCCTGAGATTGTACGCGGTACCGTCGAAACGGTGGCTGAAAACATCGTGGACGCGATTATTTCGCCGCTTTTTTATGCCCTGATCGGGGGAGCACCATTAGCTCTGGCTTATCGTGCCGTGAATACCCTCGATTCCATGGTTGGCTACAAAAATGAAAAGTATCAGCATTTGGGCTGGGCCTCGGCACGTCTGGATGATGTCGCTAATTACATCCCGGCACGCCTGACAGCGGGGATGCTGGTAGTAGCGGCGTGGGTTTATCGACATGATGCTGGACGTAGCTGGCGCACGGTTAGGCGAGATGCGCGGCTGCATCCCAGCCCGAACAGTGGCTTTCCAGAATCAGCAGTTGCGGGTGCATTGGGGATTCGCCTCGGGGGCTATAATGTGTATCATGGCGTGCGCTCCTTCCGCGCATATATGGGAGAGCTGGTGCGACCGATGGAGCCGGATGATATTCGGCATACGATCCGGCTGATGTTTGCCGTGTCCAGTATGTTTGTGGGATTGTGTCTGTTCGTGTCTATCGGATGCTATGCAATGGGGTGGACGCAGTGA
- the cobT gene encoding nicotinate-nucleotide--dimethylbenzimidazole phosphoribosyltransferase, translating into MNEKLQQLIDSIAQPDGATALAASEYLDQLTKPPGSLGKLESLAIQLAGITEVDKPEFDRKTVMVMAADHGVCEEGVSAFPAEVTQQMLYNMLSGGAAINVLARHAGADVKVVDVGVNADVAHADLVNRKVRMGTANMAKGPAMLRTEAEQAILAGAEAVAEAVNGGTRLFVTGELGIGNTTASAAVVCALTGLEPEIVVGRGTGVDSAGLTRKIAVVCRALDVNQPDGNDALDVLTKVGGLEIAALAGVILGAAAHRCPVVLDGFISGAAALAARTLAPASAAYMLASHASDERGHAAVLRELKLEPMLHLDMRLGEGTGGALSLHLIDAACRIMREMATFADAGVSDGQGAAQR; encoded by the coding sequence ATGAACGAAAAATTACAGCAGTTAATAGACAGCATTGCACAGCCGGATGGGGCGACAGCCTTAGCGGCTTCGGAGTATCTGGATCAATTAACGAAGCCACCGGGAAGCCTTGGAAAGCTGGAAAGTCTGGCTATACAACTGGCAGGCATTACGGAGGTGGACAAGCCTGAGTTTGACCGTAAAACCGTTATGGTGATGGCTGCGGATCATGGAGTGTGTGAAGAGGGGGTCAGCGCCTTCCCGGCTGAGGTTACACAGCAAATGCTGTATAACATGCTGTCCGGCGGCGCGGCAATTAACGTGCTGGCACGTCATGCAGGCGCAGATGTCAAGGTGGTAGACGTGGGTGTGAACGCAGATGTCGCTCATGCGGATCTGGTGAACCGCAAGGTGCGTATGGGTACCGCGAACATGGCGAAGGGGCCGGCGATGCTGCGTACGGAAGCCGAGCAAGCGATTTTGGCTGGAGCTGAAGCCGTGGCGGAAGCAGTCAATGGCGGCACACGACTATTCGTAACCGGAGAGCTGGGCATTGGAAATACGACGGCCAGCGCTGCGGTCGTATGTGCCCTTACCGGGCTGGAGCCGGAAATTGTCGTCGGCCGGGGCACTGGCGTGGATTCGGCTGGGCTGACCCGTAAAATAGCGGTCGTCTGCCGCGCATTGGACGTGAACCAGCCTGACGGGAACGACGCCCTAGATGTACTGACCAAGGTCGGCGGTCTGGAGATTGCCGCATTGGCAGGCGTCATCCTCGGCGCAGCCGCCCATCGCTGTCCGGTCGTGCTGGACGGCTTTATCTCCGGCGCAGCTGCGCTCGCCGCGCGTACGCTTGCGCCTGCAAGCGCAGCGTACATGCTCGCTTCGCACGCCTCGGATGAGCGTGGGCACGCGGCGGTGCTCCGCGAGCTCAAGCTGGAGCCGATGCTTCATCTGGACATGCGGCTCGGGGAGGGCACAGGCGGTGCGCTTAGCCTGCACCTGATTGATGCGGCGTGCCGCATTATGCGCGAAATGGCGACCTTTGCCGATGCAGGCGTATCGGACGGTCAGGGAGCCGCGCAGCGATGA
- a CDS encoding lipoate--protein ligase has product MLFIDNQGIHDPAINLAIEEYALKHLPLDDSYLLFYINQPSIIIGKHQNTIEEINAEFVRDNNIQVVRRLSGGGAVYHDLGNLNFSFITKDNGESFHNFLKFTQPVIDALRQMGVEAEMTGRNDLQVGERKISGNAQFATRGRMFSHGTLMFNLNLDNVAGSLHANPEKFKSKSTKSVRSRVANISELMDREMTIEQFREELLRYIFSAELDQVPQYKLTDADWAKIHEISAERYQSWDWNYGQSPESNIKHTRKFPVGIIDIRMDLKEGHIRDIKIYGDFFGVGDVADIENILRGKRYDEGEVRQALSSLDLKHYFGNIELDDFVGLVFLED; this is encoded by the coding sequence ATGCTGTTCATCGACAACCAGGGCATACACGATCCAGCCATTAATCTTGCCATTGAGGAGTACGCACTCAAGCATCTTCCGCTGGACGACAGCTATCTGCTGTTTTACATTAATCAGCCTTCTATTATTATAGGCAAGCATCAAAATACCATTGAAGAAATCAACGCCGAGTTTGTCAGAGACAACAACATTCAAGTTGTTCGTCGCCTGTCCGGCGGCGGGGCTGTATATCATGACCTCGGTAATTTAAATTTCAGCTTCATTACCAAGGATAACGGGGAATCCTTTCATAATTTCCTCAAATTCACGCAACCTGTCATTGACGCCCTGCGCCAAATGGGTGTGGAAGCCGAAATGACCGGACGCAACGATCTTCAGGTCGGTGAGCGCAAAATTTCAGGGAACGCCCAATTTGCCACGCGCGGACGCATGTTCAGCCACGGTACATTGATGTTTAACCTGAATCTGGACAATGTGGCTGGATCACTGCATGCCAATCCCGAGAAATTTAAATCCAAAAGTACTAAATCTGTCCGCAGCCGCGTTGCTAACATCAGCGAGCTGATGGACCGCGAGATGACCATTGAGCAATTCCGCGAAGAACTGCTGCGTTACATATTCAGTGCAGAGCTGGACCAGGTACCCCAATATAAGCTAACCGATGCCGATTGGGCCAAAATCCATGAAATTTCCGCTGAACGCTACCAATCATGGGACTGGAACTACGGTCAATCTCCTGAAAGCAATATTAAGCACACCCGTAAATTTCCGGTTGGCATTATTGATATCCGCATGGATCTCAAGGAAGGCCATATCCGTGATATTAAAATCTACGGCGATTTCTTCGGTGTGGGTGACGTCGCTGATATTGAAAATATTCTGCGCGGCAAGCGCTACGATGAAGGTGAAGTTCGTCAAGCCTTGTCCTCTCTCGATTTGAAGCATTATTTCGGTAATATTGAATTGGACGATTTTGTCGGACTCGTATTTTTGGAAGACTAA
- the cobS gene encoding adenosylcobinamide-GDP ribazoletransferase encodes MSGERQAMAAAFQFLSRLPVKAELDFSPELLKRSASYYPLVGMVIGLIVWCFAALASLVLPPLPCAVLTLAVWVWLTGGLHLDGWMDAADALFSYRSRERMLEIMKDSRVGAMGVIACVLLLMLKASLLYTVLSERDLSGLLLLPMVWSRWFMVSAMRRWPKARNDDGLAARFADMSSRRAGLAVFWAVLITVCAAAGQLIIAGWLTGTGGMGNTTFIANWQSIFSHPGELAIWTGFLLLPLLANGVGSFTASRINRRLGGLTGDIYGALNELLETVLLLFIVILHGL; translated from the coding sequence ATGAGCGGCGAACGTCAGGCAATGGCGGCGGCTTTTCAATTTTTGTCCCGTCTTCCAGTTAAGGCAGAGCTAGATTTTTCGCCAGAGCTGCTAAAACGTAGTGCAAGCTATTATCCGTTGGTAGGGATGGTCATCGGCCTCATCGTATGGTGCTTTGCAGCGCTTGCCTCTCTGGTATTGCCACCGTTGCCATGTGCAGTTCTTACTCTTGCCGTTTGGGTGTGGCTCACGGGTGGGCTGCATCTGGACGGCTGGATGGATGCGGCTGATGCTTTGTTCAGCTACCGTTCCCGTGAACGGATGCTGGAGATTATGAAGGATAGCCGTGTAGGAGCGATGGGCGTCATTGCGTGTGTGCTGTTGCTTATGCTCAAGGCTTCTTTGCTGTATACGGTGCTTTCTGAACGGGATCTGTCCGGTTTATTGCTGCTTCCGATGGTTTGGAGCCGCTGGTTTATGGTAAGCGCGATGAGACGCTGGCCGAAAGCTCGTAATGATGATGGACTGGCAGCGCGTTTTGCCGATATGAGTAGCAGACGTGCCGGGTTGGCTGTGTTCTGGGCTGTACTCATTACGGTGTGTGCCGCAGCAGGGCAATTGATCATTGCCGGATGGTTGACAGGAACAGGCGGCATGGGCAATACAACTTTTATAGCGAATTGGCAGTCAATCTTTTCCCATCCGGGCGAATTAGCCATTTGGACAGGCTTTTTGCTGCTGCCGCTGCTGGCCAATGGTGTTGGAAGCTTCACAGCAAGCCGTATTAACCGCCGTTTGGGAGGACTTACAGGGGATATTTACGGAGCCTTGAACGAATTGCTGGAGACCGTTTTATTGCTGTTTATTGTAATTTTGCACGGGCTGTAG
- a CDS encoding bifunctional adenosylcobinamide kinase/adenosylcobinamide-phosphate guanylyltransferase, which produces MKALVTGGARSGKSGFAERLCMSRAPRACYIATAQAYDVEMKERIALHRLQRESAGYDWQTLEEAQALPELLRRLGGGVEPRLAAQGGNPADEASASGTSAASPLEQPDAAPTGEGRSVLQTAAQQSVVAEQQRGSDTANLRASQASQPSAVPMVLVDCLTLWLSNVLLAAGEDGEAASRAAMDALVIAVKQYPGPLVIVTNEVGDGIVPEYPLGRLYRDLSGMMNQRIARLCDEVFLVTAGIPVELKQLEYKL; this is translated from the coding sequence ATGAAGGCGCTCGTGACCGGCGGCGCACGCAGCGGTAAAAGCGGCTTTGCCGAGCGATTGTGCATGTCGCGCGCCCCGCGCGCCTGCTACATTGCAACGGCGCAAGCCTACGACGTGGAGATGAAGGAGCGCATCGCCCTTCATCGGCTCCAGCGCGAGTCTGCCGGGTACGACTGGCAGACGCTGGAGGAAGCGCAGGCGCTGCCGGAGCTGCTGCGGCGCCTGGGCGGTGGCGTAGAGCCACGGCTGGCTGCGCAAGGCGGTAATCCTGCCGACGAAGCCTCCGCATCGGGCACGTCTGCCGCTTCCCCGTTGGAGCAGCCTGACGCAGCGCCAACAGGCGAAGGCCGCAGCGTTTTGCAGACTGCGGCGCAGCAGTCTGTCGTTGCGGAGCAGCAGCGCGGCAGTGACACTGCCAACTTGCGCGCCAGCCAAGCATCGCAGCCGTCGGCCGTGCCGATGGTACTGGTCGACTGCCTGACCCTCTGGCTGTCGAACGTGCTGCTGGCCGCAGGCGAGGACGGCGAAGCTGCATCCAGAGCCGCCATGGATGCACTGGTGATAGCTGTGAAGCAGTATCCGGGGCCGCTCGTCATCGTGACCAATGAGGTCGGTGATGGCATTGTGCCTGAGTATCCGCTTGGACGCCTGTATCGGGATTTAAGCGGAATGATGAATCAGCGGATCGCCCGCCTTTGTGATGAGGTATTTCTGGTGACGGCTGGCATTCCCGTAGAACTAAAACAATTGGAATACAAGCTATGA
- a CDS encoding ABC transporter substrate-binding protein, which translates to MAGNKIKVWTTGLLALILAVVLSACGANGKNAENKGDQVSQQPGQTATAQEPPGKTVYPLTIKDATGQEFTFKKAPDKIVSVSPAETEALFAIGLDKEIVGVSDYSDYPEAATKKPKVGGIMKPNEEAIIAANPEVVFAGISLSEQATTKLRDLGIMIFKTEPKTVEDIMANIELYGKITDHQKEARAVTDKMRADVAEVKNGVKNIGKGQKLRVYVEFSPGWTVGKGEFMDELISLAGGENVAATQKGWYQISEENIIAANPDVILYSKNVKDDKTGQTLGDIIKARSGWDQISAVRLNRVFAVDDNLMSRPGPRVTEGLKEVAKGVYPEIFK; encoded by the coding sequence ATGGCAGGAAATAAAATAAAGGTCTGGACTACAGGCTTATTGGCTCTGATCTTGGCGGTTGTGCTGAGTGCATGTGGAGCTAACGGAAAGAACGCTGAAAATAAAGGGGATCAGGTCTCACAGCAACCGGGACAGACAGCAACCGCTCAGGAGCCTCCAGGAAAAACGGTCTACCCGCTGACCATTAAGGACGCGACCGGACAGGAGTTTACGTTCAAAAAAGCGCCGGACAAAATCGTTTCTGTCTCCCCGGCTGAAACCGAGGCGCTGTTCGCTATCGGACTGGATAAGGAAATTGTCGGCGTATCCGATTATTCCGATTACCCAGAAGCAGCTACGAAGAAGCCCAAAGTGGGCGGCATTATGAAGCCAAATGAAGAGGCGATCATTGCTGCGAATCCGGAAGTTGTTTTTGCAGGGATATCACTCAGTGAGCAGGCTACGACCAAGCTGCGTGACTTGGGAATTATGATTTTTAAAACCGAGCCGAAAACGGTTGAAGATATCATGGCTAATATTGAGCTATATGGGAAAATCACCGACCATCAGAAAGAAGCTAGAGCAGTAACCGACAAGATGAGAGCAGATGTAGCGGAAGTAAAAAACGGAGTTAAAAATATCGGTAAAGGGCAGAAGCTGAGAGTATACGTTGAATTTTCACCCGGCTGGACGGTTGGCAAGGGTGAGTTTATGGACGAGCTGATTTCTTTGGCGGGTGGGGAAAATGTCGCTGCAACCCAAAAGGGCTGGTACCAGATCAGTGAGGAAAATATTATTGCAGCCAATCCGGACGTCATTTTATACAGCAAAAATGTCAAGGACGACAAAACAGGCCAGACGCTCGGCGATATCATCAAAGCCCGCAGTGGCTGGGATCAAATATCCGCTGTTCGTCTCAATCGGGTGTTTGCCGTGGATGATAACTTGATGAGTCGTCCGGGTCCGCGCGTAACGGAAGGTCTCAAGGAAGTGGCCAAGGGCGTGTATCCTGAAATTTTCAAATGA
- a CDS encoding histidine phosphatase family protein: protein MALKPYFTEHPQWDLELVLVRHGTTLWNRERRYLGHSDLGLLPGAEQELEPLREKLQRHSFARIYCSDLIRCRQTLQIIWPESKPELRLELTSKWDSERFLPNRSAWSVIMEPRLRELHFGEWDGKTYDMLKDVALYRAWIDEPQRVTPPGGEPWKDFVNRLGEFLDSLYEWRKMMEIQKIGLSDAPPSVLVVTHGGVIRQLACMLVPGHDFWSLNPKPGAAITIRLRLAQKPFVDVTATRSTEKSHPDLATGHKFTGWLVEQI, encoded by the coding sequence ATGGCCTTGAAGCCTTATTTTACAGAACACCCGCAATGGGATTTGGAGCTTGTGCTGGTGCGTCACGGCACAACCTTATGGAACAGGGAACGTCGATACCTGGGGCACTCCGATCTGGGCTTGCTACCGGGAGCAGAGCAGGAATTAGAGCCTTTGCGGGAAAAATTACAGAGACATTCCTTTGCCCGAATCTATTGTAGTGACTTGATACGTTGTCGTCAGACCTTGCAGATCATTTGGCCAGAATCGAAACCGGAATTGCGGTTGGAGCTGACATCGAAATGGGATTCTGAACGTTTCCTACCTAATAGGTCTGCTTGGTCTGTCATCATGGAACCACGTCTGAGAGAGCTTCATTTTGGGGAATGGGATGGAAAAACGTATGACATGCTCAAGGATGTGGCGCTGTACCGCGCGTGGATTGATGAGCCGCAACGGGTTACACCGCCGGGTGGAGAGCCCTGGAAAGACTTTGTGAACCGCCTTGGTGAATTTCTAGATTCTTTGTATGAGTGGCGTAAAATGATGGAGATTCAGAAAATAGGTTTGTCTGATGCCCCGCCTTCTGTGCTGGTCGTTACGCATGGTGGAGTGATTCGTCAGTTGGCTTGTATGCTGGTACCGGGTCATGATTTTTGGAGCCTGAATCCGAAGCCAGGAGCGGCCATTACGATTCGGTTGAGGTTGGCACAAAAGCCATTTGTAGATGTAACCGCCACCCGTTCTACAGAAAAATCACATCCAGATTTGGCTACAGGCCACAAGTTCACCGGATGGCTGGTGGAGCAGATATAG
- a CDS encoding FecCD family ABC transporter permease, which produces MNRKLIGLGGAGLALLLLTLLLCLGIGSAKLPVSQIAGILVNHLPWLGETVTPDWNMSTEQIILKIRLPRVLLGMLVGAALALAGAGFQGVLRNPLADPYTLGVSSGASVGAAVLIYWGLQFSFVGVWTLPLVAFTTGMLTLWMVLTLAREGGKIPTQSLILSGVVMQAFLGAVVSFLTAMSRETVNEILYWTMGSLSLRGWSYTGILLPYVVIGLVFLWNRARVLNILALGERQAAHMGVHVDATKLSVLIISTLLTAAAVSVCGVIGFVGLVVPHIIRLVTGPDYRMIVPLSALGGAIFMVWADTAARTLLAPTEIPLGVMTAFVGAPFFAYLLYRNKKLRRGGLL; this is translated from the coding sequence ATGAATCGTAAACTAATTGGCCTTGGAGGGGCAGGTCTTGCCTTATTGCTGCTGACGCTGCTGCTCTGTCTCGGCATCGGCTCGGCCAAGCTTCCCGTCAGCCAAATCGCAGGTATTCTGGTCAACCATCTGCCGTGGTTAGGTGAGACGGTTACACCGGATTGGAATATGTCCACAGAGCAGATTATTTTGAAGATCAGACTGCCGCGTGTGTTACTGGGTATGCTGGTAGGCGCAGCGCTTGCGCTGGCGGGAGCCGGATTTCAGGGAGTGCTGCGCAATCCGCTGGCTGATCCTTACACGTTGGGGGTATCCTCGGGGGCTTCGGTAGGGGCAGCGGTACTGATTTATTGGGGGCTTCAATTTTCATTTGTAGGCGTATGGACACTGCCGCTGGTGGCGTTTACGACCGGAATGCTGACGTTGTGGATGGTGCTGACGCTGGCGAGGGAAGGCGGCAAAATTCCGACGCAAAGTCTCATTTTATCGGGCGTGGTGATGCAAGCTTTTCTGGGAGCCGTCGTTTCCTTTCTGACAGCCATGTCCAGGGAGACGGTCAATGAAATATTGTACTGGACCATGGGAAGCCTCAGTCTGCGCGGCTGGTCGTATACAGGCATCCTTTTACCTTATGTGGTCATTGGGCTGGTGTTTCTGTGGAACCGGGCACGAGTGCTGAACATTCTGGCCTTGGGTGAACGTCAGGCGGCTCATATGGGGGTTCATGTAGATGCAACGAAGCTATCTGTTCTAATCATATCCACGCTGCTGACAGCGGCGGCTGTCTCGGTATGCGGGGTGATTGGCTTTGTGGGACTCGTTGTACCGCATATCATCCGTCTGGTGACGGGACCCGACTACCGGATGATTGTTCCGTTATCCGCGCTGGGCGGGGCTATTTTTATGGTTTGGGCCGATACTGCGGCGCGTACATTGCTGGCTCCGACGGAAATTCCTCTTGGTGTCATGACAGCCTTTGTCGGTGCACCGTTCTTCGCATATCTCCTGTACCGGAACAAGAAGCTGCGCAGGGGGGGACTGCTGTGA